A genomic window from Yarrowia lipolytica chromosome 1D, complete sequence includes:
- a CDS encoding uncharacterized protein (Compare to YALI0D17988g, weakly similar to uniprot|Q7SHK8 Neurospora crassa NCU02896.1 hypothetical protein hyothetical start) has translation MNSGRPRQIASCVNCRSRKVKCDRQRPSCSRCIKHKQSCSYFDGRELEVPGRRVPVEVRLSQPSPSLVSGLALPGYYYGYPGQGQPGLGMPGQGSPGSGVPRDPRVGPGSPQGVPQGLGQSPGHPPGLGQSPGHGQPGSGQSSNLGHMPGSGPSPSQPPQSPLVASNTPGRLVKDDSGILHYSQSFFSSVLQSNTPVKSMEGEASGVPFFCKPGQPDPNTPPAQLPIPRHVITTLLTTYISDIHSVIRIVDLVQFHKDLTEYFAEPKTATPDRMAMLYAMLFFAADVYIKLNEGAQSQDNGSMEHSGLGKLRGMELSGSKAGSGGSSDVSIKTWVEWKNKLYTAATNTLIHSEYTLKPSFNALRAHILLLYCSVGETLTRGAGLVELPILIRLAQSIGLHRDASNFPGMFTFAECEMRRRTWIYIQHLDSFYSRSFGLEPMVNDKMFDTRFPLLVDDEDLHEGIYKDKYDAGTLHESSHVVYDGLYWPKIPEKMAWNDMCQSAIHTSTPVMFRRLYQRLVMCNPRDLSRDLALLDHVRGFHERLFETTSHCDSRSRRTAFCMSRLVNSRCLIYLYTPYLSRKEKPGELLSSPDSRDSRDALREHIFTTSLLSLEYALEMTLSPYYVNQQWFSRKYTQVEHLLFLLTKLKLDPNWSQQKRAWQLACRTCEAYTKGYFADSSSKGWHACIKLRDIVSRTLGLEIDLGKEQWPLSVEYEGTRRKEASKDSLSSIRGFAAFQATNSRDAVESRESGLRSSLGGGFNGVKVEDREPCADSREAVAEPATGPSTTGPTNNPSDVDKKVTDSAFAAAMETANDPSHVSQPVTMETDMSFSLNPTDILDSNLFGAFPLGETSVRDDWTQELGGDLDWSEWDKMVHFIRGQ, from the coding sequence ATGAACAGCGGCCGTCCACGACAAATAGCAAGTTGCGTCAACTGCCGGAGCCGCAAGGTCAAATGCGATCGTCAGAGACCGTCTTGCTCGCGATGcatcaaacacaaacagtcATGTTCGTACTTTGATGGACGAGAACTAGAGGTTCCAGGACGAAGGGTTCCCGTGGAGGTACGATTGAGCCAACCGTCTCCGTCTTTGGTTTCGGGATTGGCTCTGCCAGGGTACTATTATGGGTATCCCGGGCAAGGGCAACCGGGTTTGGGAATGCCAGGTCAGGGTTCTCCAGGGTCAGGAGtgccacgtgacccaagGGTAGGGCCAGGATCACCACAGGGTGTGCCACAAGGACTGGGGCAGTCTCCAGGACACCCTCCAGGGCTAGGACAATCTCCTGGACACGGACAGCCGGGGAGTGGGCAGTCGTCTAATCTAGGCCACATGCCTGGATCCGGTCCGTCTCCTTCCCAGCCTCCCCAATCTCCCCTGGTTGCTTCGAACACCCCTGGAAGATTGGTCAAGGATGACAGTGGGATTCTCCACTACTCGcagtccttcttctcttcggTTCTACAGTCCAACACACCTGTCAAGTCGATGGAAGGCGAGGCTTCAGGGGTTCCGTTCTTTTGTAAACCGGGGCAACCTGATCCAAACACTCCTCCGGCGCAACTACCTATTCCAAGGCACGTGATCACAACGCTTTTGACCACCTACATCAGCGACATACACTCTGTGATTCGAATCGTTGACTTGGTGCAATTCCATAAGGATCTGACGGAGTACTTTGCCGAACCCAAAACAGCCACGCCCGACAGAATGGCAATGTTGTATGCCATGCTGTTTTTCGCAGCAGACGTCTACATTAAGCTGAACGAGGGGGCCCAGAGTCAAGACAATGGAAGCATGGAACATTCGGGGTTGGGGAAATTAAGAGGCATGGAATTGTCGGGTTCCAAGGCTGGAAGTGGAGGTAGCTCGGACGTTAGTATTAAGACATGGGTAGAGTGGAAAAACAAGCTCTATACCGCAGCTACCAATACTTTGATCCATTCTGAATATACCTTGAAGCCCTCGTTCAATGCCCTCAGAGCCCATATTCTTCTCCTTTACTGTTCAGTAGGAGAAACTCTTACCAGAGGAGCTGGTCTGGTTGAATTGCCTATCCTCATCCGTCTAGCTCAGTCGATAGGTCTACATCGAGATGCTAGCAATTTCCCAGGCATGTTTACCTTTGCCGAGTGTGAAATGCGACGTAGAACGTGGATCTATATCCAACATTTGGACTCATTCTATTCTCGATCGTTTGGATTGGAGCCTATGGTGAATGATAAAATGTTCGATACCCGTTTCCCTCTTCTTGTGGACGACGAAGACCTCCATGAGGGAATCTACAAGGACAAATATGATGCGGGAACGCTTCACGAGTCGAGTCATGTGGTCTACGATGGGCTCTACTGGCCCAAGATTCCGGAGAAGATGGCTTGGAATGATATGTGTCAAAGCGCAATTCACACATCCACCCCAGTCATGTTCAGACGACTGTACCAGAGACTGGTGATGTGCAATCCACGTGatttgtcacgtgatctggCCCTTTTGGATCATGTGAGAGGTTTCCACGAGCGGTTGTTTGAAACTACTTCTCACTGTGACAGTCGGAGTCGGCGAACCGCATTCTGCATGTCCCGATTGGTCAACTCCAGATGTCTCATTTATCTCTACACGCCATATCTTTCACGAAAAGAAAAACCAGGTGAATTGTTATCTTCTCCggactcacgtgactctcgCGATGCACTCAGGGAGCATATCTTCACGACCTCTCTCTTGTCTCTTGAGTACGCGCTCGAAATGACGCTCTCGCCTTATTATGTCAACCAGCAGTGGTTCTCACGTAAATACACGCAGGTGGAGCACCTGCTCTTTCTGTTGACTAAACTGAAACTTGATCCCAACTGGAGCCAACAGAAGCGGGCCTGGCAGCTCGCATGTCGAACATGCGAAGCCTACACAAAGGGCTACTTTGCGGACTCGTCTTCCAAAGGCTGGCATGCGTGTATTAAGCTGAGAGACATTGTGAGTCGCACTCTGGGGCTTGAAATTGATTTGGGTAAGGAACAGTGGCCGTTGAGTGTGGAATACGAGGGCACACGCAGAAAGGAGGCCTCGAAGGACTCGCTGTCGAGTATTCGTGGTTTTGCCGCTTTTCAAGCTACTaattcacgtgacgctGTGGAATCTCGTGAAAGTGGACTTCGAAGCAGTCTCGGTGGTGGATTCAACGGAGTCAAGGTCGAGGATCGTGAGCCATGTGCTGACTCACGTGAGGCTGTGGCTGAGCCAGCAACTGGCCCTTCAACTACAGGGCCTACCAACAATCCCAGTGAtgtggacaagaaggtgaCTGATTCTGCGTTTGCAGCTGCCATGGAGACGGCCAACGACCCAAGCCATGTATCGCAGCCGGTCACTATGGAGACGGACATGTCGTTTTCGCTGAACCCGACCGACATTCTCGATTCAAACCTCTTTGGTGCGTTTCCCCTGGGAGAGACCAGCGTCAGAGATGATTGGACGCAGGAGTTGGGTGGAGACTTGGACTGGAGTGAGTGGGACAAGATGGTTCATTTCATTAGAGGACAGTAA